The window GCCACAGTGAGCTGAATGGACTAATAAAGAGAAGTGGTGTGGGGACTGTAAATCATGAGTTTATACGTTAAATCCAGAGTATGCGCAGCGAGATGTCGCTAAAGCGCAGTTGTCTTCCTAACACAAAACTTTTGTTACAGGCTGACTTGAGTTCTTGTTCATACAGCAGCTATTAACACTTTGTGCCGTTGTTAAATCTCACAATCTATAGCACAATGATCAAAAAAGGAACATGTTGGGTTGCAGAAATAAAGATTCCCCCGTACCTGAATGCGAGTTCCTAAAGCGATGGCGTTGGAAGCTTCATGGATAAGATCAGCTGCATGCTATCCAAAGATATGAACTCCTAAGATTTCACCATTGTCAGGTCTGTATATCATCTGTTGCACATAAGAGAGCGTGTTTAGATCTCTTCTGAGTCACTCGAGGACTAATAAACAACTTTCTTTATCTATTTAGATCTTTCTCTTAACCTTAGCGAGTCCTTCTCCTTCGTTTTAGGCTAGGGCCTTTGTGTTCGCCTTGAAACTTGTCTTCGCAATACTTACTTTAAATCCCTAGCCAACACAAGTAGATGCACAAAGTTTAATTGGAGGTCTGAACAAACATAGTAAGACTGGCGTGGAATATTGATACTCAATTTACCAGAAATTCCTTGGGCACTAGCCGCATGAGACCATTAGCATCACCGACGCAGTACAAGTGTGGAACCTATCAAACCAAAAGTGACTCGGGTGTAAGAACTGATGGTAAGTCATAAGGTGTGTGCATATGAAAAATAACACTAACTAGCTTTCCATTTTCGTCGATCACACGCATTCGCTCATCAACTGGTATAAAACCTATCTGCGTCGCTACATTGATCTGTGTGGAAAAACAGCGCGGTCAAGGTTATTTATTATCATCTTACGTTTTCAAGACCAAGACCGTTGGTGAATGGAGCTCTTCCTGTGGCGATAAGAGCGGCGTCCACCTTGATAAAAAGGAACATAAATGTCACATCAGCATATTCTTAAAAGCTCTTTAATGCGACATTTTGTTTACCTCCAGAGTATCCTTGGGTTCCTTGGTTTTGGCATCAAAGGTGGACAAAATGACGATCAAAGGCACTTGGTGTTGACATTTTGACAGGTTTTGGCTCTGCTCTGTAATATTGAGAGAAACAAAAAGTAAACTGAATGTAACAAACAAACACCACTCTGTGATACACTAACTCAAAACAAACACGATACGTCGCTTCCAAGAGCCGTGTAAACATTCACTGAACTGAAGACCGATATAACCGCTTCCTATTATCGCAATCCGGTCAGGAACAGACCCCAGTTTCAATGCATGGGTCACTTGTGATGACAGTCTTTCCtacagaacaaaaaaatataaggaATTTTTAAGGTGCTTGCTATACTAACAAATACCATCAACTTCTATTCCTTTGGGGACAAACGGTACAGATCCAGTGGCAATGATTATATCTTTAGCGGTAATAATATTGTCCTTTCCATATTTAACCTTTTGTGGCCCCTGAACAAAGTACACAAAGAGTCTTAGGGTGGTCGCCAGTTAAGAGCATGTTGAGTTATCACACCCAAATACTAACCAGAACAGAGCCAAAACCTGTCAATATGTCAACACCAAGTGCCTTCATTGAGTTCGTAAGATTATTCCTAATTTTGGTAGCCAGGTTACTCGCATGATCAGCCACACCTTGACTGTCATAACCCGCAGCTGAAACCTGTATCTCTAGGCCCAATGGGCTTTTTATCTATCAATTCAATTAAAGTTGGTAGCATTTATCTTTAGGAAAAAGAGAGACACGTTAACAAGATGAAAAGTGAACAGATCATAGGTCAGACCCCGACACGTGTGGGGGAAGCAGAGCACGTGtcaaaggagtgggaaagctctCTCCTTACTTGTTgtggaaagagagagagaggtgttaACAGAGtaagaaacaagagagagacaaaGGCAAAAGAAAGATGAGTGAAGAGAGAAGCAAAAGAACAATGGAGACGAGTGGTGGAAAAAAGATAACGGTTGAGATCAAAAGATTTGAGAATGAGAAGGCAAGCTTGTTCGATCTTGGTCATCCTCTTCTCAACAGCATCGCCGACTCCTTCGTCAAAGCCGCAGGGGTAAGTTTTAATATTTCACCTATGTGTAGATTATATAAGATGTGGTATATTTGACGTACTGTATTAAGATATATAGTTTAAATGGGATTCATTATGAAGGTTGGAGCTTTACAAGCTGTGTCGAGGGAAGCTTATTTCACGGTGGCTGATGGTAAAAAACGCTGGTCACTTTCTTAATATTCAAACATATGTAAGTCAACCAACTTTAGTTTGATTCATATATTCAGGTGCAGGATCTGACTCCAGCGAGAATAATGGAAGCAAGCAACATAGGTTCCCTAATCTTAGAGGTCTGTTAATTATGATGCCATGCAGTTATACAATTACAATACGTGACGTATTTGATTTATGATATTGAGATGTATAAGTCTGATTTTGTATTATGATTCACGTTATGTTGTTAAATAGTATTTGTTGTTGCATTTTCAGGGGAAAGCAGCAAATCTCTGGAAGCATTGGTGAGTATTAATTACAGATATCGCTAATATTATGTCTGCATGTGTATGCATATTATGATCATGTCTTGTCTGCATGTGCAAGAGACTAAGTTtggtataaaaaaaatttggtcatGAGCTTTTTGTATGAGACTTATTAACTAATAATTGGTCTTTAGGTGAAGAATACAGGAAAAGAATCTCTCCAATGGGGTGAGTATATTCATGTATTTATGTCAATTCAACTGTTGTAATTTAACCTTAAGTATATTCTCAAGGGTCGGGATGTTAATTAATATGGTATGGTAGGCCTAGCAGCTGGATTATATTCGGGTATAACTTATGGTATGAAGGAGGCTCGCGGAGGCTCTCATGATTGGGTGAGTCTTATACATTGTATTGTTAATCTGTGTGATTGTTTAAATAATTTGCAACAaccatacacatatatatattgcagAGGAACAGCGTGGTGGCT of the Brassica rapa cultivar Chiifu-401-42 chromosome A03, CAAS_Brap_v3.01, whole genome shotgun sequence genome contains:
- the LOC103860833 gene encoding outer envelope pore protein 16-2, chloroplastic; translation: MSEERSKRTMETSGGKKITVEIKRFENEKASLFDLGHPLLNSIADSFVKAAGVGALQAVSREAYFTVADGAGSDSSENNGSKQHRFPNLRGESSKSLEALVKNTGKESLQWGLAAGLYSGITYGMKEARGGSHDWRNSVVAGALTGAAMAMTTSERTSHDQVVQSALTGAAISAAANLLSSIF
- the LOC103860832 gene encoding LOW QUALITY PROTEIN: dihydrolipoyl dehydrogenase 2, chloroplastic (The sequence of the model RefSeq protein was modified relative to this genomic sequence to represent the inferred CDS: inserted 2 bases in 2 codons; substituted 3 bases at 3 genomic stop codons), whose product is MKALGVDILTGFGSVLGPQKVKYGKDNIITAKDIIIATGSERLSSQVTHALKLGSVPDRIAIIGSGYIGLQFSECLHGSWKRRIVFVLKQSQNLSKCQHQVPLIVILSTFDAKTKEPKDTLEVDAALIATGRAPFTNGLGLENINVATQIGFIPVDERMRVIDENGKLVPHLYCVGDANGXHAASAQGISGKLSINXSTPVLLCLFRPPIKLCASTCVGXGFKVSIAKTSFKANTKALAXNEGEGLAKMIYRPDNGEILGVHIFGXHAADLIHEASNAIALGTRIQVRGNLYFCNPTCSFFDHCAIDCEI